A part of Quatrionicoccus australiensis genomic DNA contains:
- the siaC gene encoding biofilm regulation phosphoprotein SiaC, whose translation MNALNIPAGSSTPGVTADWEAGLLVMRGDSYPENSFEFFGPVIDWIERYLKESAAPLRLELHLVYMNTSSVKAMMDIFDLLEESHAKGRQVSVDWIYDPRNERVLGLADEFREDCSFPFSIAVDG comes from the coding sequence ATGAATGCTTTGAATATTCCGGCCGGCTCTTCCACCCCGGGCGTCACCGCCGATTGGGAGGCTGGTTTGCTGGTCATGCGTGGCGACTCCTATCCGGAAAATTCCTTCGAGTTCTTCGGTCCGGTGATCGACTGGATCGAGCGCTACCTCAAGGAAAGCGCCGCGCCCTTGCGTCTCGAACTGCATTTGGTCTACATGAACACGTCCTCGGTCAAGGCGATGATGGACATTTTCGATCTCCTCGAGGAGTCGCATGCGAAGGGGCGCCAGGTCAGCGTGGACTGGATCTACGATCCGCGCAACGAGAGGGTGCTCGGACTTGCCGACGAGTTCCGCGAGGATTGCAGTTTCCCGTTCTCGATTGCCGTCGATGGCTGA
- the siaB gene encoding biofilm regulation protein kinase SiaB — translation MDSMDFFALRELFNRSRILLCFNGPISRSLIEEIGNALKNYLQADNALPAAAMDVFGVYIEMTQNIRHYALAMGYDDLDSSATVVVARDGDGRYLVQAGNLVEPADGAALMQRVNELAALDKTELKAAYKAQLRQPRDENARSGAGLGLIDVARKSAQPLCASLSPVNEGRAFFSLRAVI, via the coding sequence GCACTGAGAGAGCTGTTCAACCGCAGCCGCATCCTGCTTTGTTTCAACGGCCCGATTTCGCGCAGCCTGATCGAGGAAATCGGCAATGCGCTGAAAAATTACCTGCAGGCCGATAACGCGCTGCCGGCGGCGGCGATGGACGTTTTTGGCGTGTATATCGAAATGACCCAGAATATTCGGCACTACGCGCTGGCCATGGGCTACGATGATCTCGACAGTTCGGCGACGGTGGTCGTAGCACGCGACGGCGACGGGCGTTATCTGGTGCAGGCCGGCAACCTGGTCGAACCGGCTGATGGCGCGGCACTGATGCAGCGTGTCAATGAACTGGCGGCGCTGGACAAGACCGAGCTCAAGGCTGCCTACAAGGCTCAGTTGCGCCAGCCGCGCGACGAAAATGCGCGCAGTGGTGCCGGCCTCGGCCTGATCGACGTGGCGCGCAAGTCGGCGCAGCCGCTCTGTGCCAGCCTGTCACCGGTCAATGAAGGTCGCGCTTTCTTCAGCCTGCGCGCCGTTATCTGA